Proteins encoded by one window of Streptomyces sp. NBC_01477:
- a CDS encoding glycosyltransferase yields MRVLHVVTLHTPTNDFGGPTRVALNLSKGLRGKGVDARIATLGDKFTGPLPTEVEGVPSFVHQARHVLPAFEVSGITSPALLGRARRMVKGADVVHVHLMRDLITLPFALIALDAGVPLVVQTHGMIDPTEKLFAKAVDLLGMKRVLRRADAILHLTRMERDGVQAVVPGTPLGTFHRLVNGVTPQDHRPPRGDRPPTVLYLARVQKRKRPEDFVRAMPTVLARYPDARFVLAGPDTGDLTGPMRKLAADLGVAGSLECPGALGHDEVLARLRAADVYVLPSVVEPFAVSILEAMSVGLPVVVTRTGGLSPDVEAAGAGRITDSAPDADNGPLVGRAILELLDPAANEQASRAARQLIHDRFSIDAVVDELLEVYAGVMASGGAVRGS; encoded by the coding sequence ATGCGGGTCCTGCATGTCGTGACACTGCACACGCCCACGAACGACTTCGGCGGTCCGACCCGGGTCGCGCTGAATCTGTCCAAAGGCCTGCGCGGCAAAGGCGTGGACGCCCGCATCGCCACGCTGGGCGACAAATTCACCGGCCCCCTGCCCACGGAAGTCGAAGGCGTGCCGTCGTTCGTGCACCAGGCCCGCCACGTGCTGCCCGCGTTCGAGGTCAGCGGCATCACCTCGCCCGCGCTGCTCGGCAGGGCCCGCCGCATGGTCAAAGGCGCCGACGTGGTCCACGTCCACCTCATGCGCGACCTGATCACGCTGCCCTTCGCCCTGATCGCGCTGGACGCCGGAGTCCCCCTCGTGGTGCAGACGCACGGGATGATCGACCCGACGGAGAAGCTGTTCGCGAAGGCCGTCGACCTGCTCGGCATGAAGCGGGTGCTGCGCCGCGCCGACGCGATCCTGCACCTGACGCGGATGGAGCGCGACGGGGTCCAGGCGGTCGTGCCCGGCACCCCGCTGGGGACCTTCCACCGGCTCGTCAACGGCGTGACACCGCAGGACCACCGCCCGCCGCGCGGCGACCGCCCGCCGACCGTGCTCTATCTGGCCCGGGTGCAGAAGCGCAAGCGGCCCGAGGACTTCGTGCGTGCCATGCCGACCGTGCTCGCCCGGTATCCCGACGCCCGCTTCGTGCTGGCGGGACCCGACACCGGTGATCTGACCGGCCCGATGCGGAAGTTGGCGGCCGATCTCGGCGTCGCCGGGTCGCTGGAGTGCCCGGGCGCGCTCGGCCACGACGAGGTGCTGGCCCGGCTGCGGGCGGCCGACGTGTACGTACTGCCGTCGGTGGTCGAGCCGTTCGCCGTGTCGATCCTGGAGGCGATGTCGGTCGGGCTGCCGGTGGTGGTGACCCGCACCGGCGGGCTGTCGCCCGACGTCGAGGCGGCCGGGGCGGGCCGGATCACCGACAGCGCGCCGGACGCGGACAACGGCCCGCTGGTCGGCCGGGCGATCCTGGAACTGCTGGACCCGGCCGCCAACGAGCAGGCCTCGCGGGCCGCCCGGCAGCTCATCCACGACCGCTTCTCGATCGACGCGGTCGTGGACGAACTGCTGGAGGTCTACGCCGGGGTCATGGCGTCCGGGGGCGCTGTTCGCGGGTCTTGA
- a CDS encoding O-antigen polymerase, whose protein sequence is MALSTGARVGGTAASVPRAALSRALAVPLVVALIGFLPGYVIAQTGAGVHDSAYWLQLTLTVYAGGRLAAMVLARRRRLIQGAFWLFVYVAMGVAPLAQEVLGQVPTPVVGPRSDTTTAITLVLLGCAAFDVGALLARHRPAARVRRARPSAQVSRRRLWLLIAVAYLGSAVSIVKLGGIAVFFTSRQAISESVQSSGLSGGDSHVGSAFVRGFGTVPALLALLFLVRWMITSRVARRTPLAIGALGGLVVINAIVNNPISNPRYWFLTVVFSLLFTAFPRSPVMYRAALVTGVVAALLLFPFLDRFRYDSGGYHPVQTTSVLEPLTIKDYDQIGMFANTLTFVHSGVGHAHGRQLAADVFFFVPRSVWHGKPLDSGVQVGRWMGMTNTNLSSPLWAELWLDFGPVGMGAGFLALGYLCARGDRRYAQRTVEDGRPGTLMAVVIPLVCGYSFILLRGPLLQASGRIGIAAVCLALVTTFSEDRRKILR, encoded by the coding sequence ATGGCGCTGAGTACGGGTGCGCGGGTCGGCGGGACGGCGGCGTCCGTGCCGCGCGCGGCACTGTCCCGCGCGCTGGCCGTACCGCTCGTCGTCGCGCTCATCGGCTTCCTCCCGGGCTATGTGATCGCCCAGACCGGCGCGGGCGTCCACGACTCGGCGTACTGGCTGCAACTGACGCTGACCGTCTACGCCGGCGGCCGGCTCGCCGCGATGGTGCTGGCCCGGCGGCGCCGGCTGATCCAGGGCGCGTTCTGGCTGTTCGTCTACGTCGCCATGGGCGTCGCCCCCCTCGCGCAGGAGGTGCTCGGGCAGGTCCCGACCCCGGTGGTCGGGCCGAGGTCCGACACCACGACCGCGATCACCCTGGTCCTGCTCGGCTGCGCCGCCTTCGACGTCGGCGCCCTGCTGGCCCGGCACCGCCCGGCGGCCCGGGTGCGGCGGGCGCGCCCGTCCGCCCAGGTCTCCCGCCGCAGGCTCTGGCTGCTGATCGCGGTCGCCTACCTCGGCAGCGCGGTCTCGATCGTCAAACTCGGCGGCATCGCCGTCTTCTTCACCAGCCGGCAGGCGATCAGCGAGTCCGTGCAGTCCAGCGGCCTGTCCGGCGGCGACAGCCATGTCGGCTCGGCCTTCGTCCGCGGCTTCGGCACCGTACCCGCGCTGCTCGCGCTGCTGTTCCTGGTGCGCTGGATGATCACCTCCCGGGTGGCCCGGCGCACCCCGCTGGCGATCGGCGCGCTCGGCGGCCTCGTGGTGATCAACGCGATCGTCAACAACCCGATCTCGAACCCGCGTTACTGGTTCCTGACGGTCGTGTTCTCGCTGCTGTTCACCGCTTTCCCCAGGAGCCCGGTGATGTATCGCGCGGCGCTGGTGACCGGGGTGGTCGCGGCGCTGCTGCTGTTCCCGTTCCTCGACCGCTTCCGCTACGACTCCGGCGGCTACCACCCGGTGCAGACCACGTCGGTGCTCGAACCGCTGACCATCAAGGACTACGACCAGATCGGGATGTTCGCGAACACCCTGACCTTCGTGCACTCGGGCGTCGGGCACGCGCACGGGCGGCAACTGGCCGCCGACGTCTTCTTCTTCGTGCCGCGCTCGGTGTGGCACGGCAAGCCGCTGGACTCCGGGGTGCAGGTCGGCCGGTGGATGGGCATGACCAACACCAACCTGTCGTCGCCGCTGTGGGCCGAACTGTGGCTGGACTTCGGCCCGGTGGGGATGGGCGCCGGCTTCCTGGCGCTGGGCTACCTGTGCGCGCGCGGCGACCGGCGGTACGCGCAGCGGACGGTGGAGGACGGGCGGCCCGGCACTTTGATGGCGGTGGTGATCCCGCTGGTGTGCGGGTACTCGTTCATCCTGCTGCGCGGCCCGCTGCTCCAGGCGTCGGGCCGGATCGGCATCGCGGCCGTATGCCTGGCGCTGGTCACGACGTTCAGCGAGGACCGGCGGAAGATCCTGCGATGA
- a CDS encoding adenylyltransferase/cytidyltransferase family protein, with protein MTHRVGTHRVGYAPGVYDLFHVGHLNILRHARSQCDYLVAGVVSDEMAQLAKGRSPVVPLVERLEIVRSVRFVDAAFVETVPDKVETWRQVRFDVLFKGDDWRGTEKGLRLERDFAAVGVEIVYFPYTVHTSSTQLRRVLDVLAEPVRSPEAL; from the coding sequence ATGACACATCGGGTCGGTACGCATCGGGTCGGCTACGCACCGGGGGTCTACGACCTCTTCCACGTCGGCCACCTCAACATCCTTCGGCACGCCCGCAGCCAGTGCGACTACCTGGTGGCGGGCGTGGTCTCGGACGAGATGGCGCAGCTCGCGAAGGGCCGCAGCCCCGTGGTGCCGCTGGTGGAGCGGCTGGAGATCGTGCGCAGCGTGCGGTTCGTGGACGCCGCCTTCGTGGAGACGGTGCCGGACAAGGTGGAGACCTGGCGGCAGGTCAGGTTCGACGTGCTGTTCAAGGGCGACGACTGGCGCGGCACCGAGAAGGGGCTGCGCCTCGAACGCGACTTCGCGGCGGTGGGGGTGGAGATCGTCTACTTCCCCTACACCGTGCACACGTCGAGCACCCAGTTGCGCCGGGTGCTCGACGTGCTGGCCGAGCCGGTCAGATCGCCCGAAGCTCTCTGA
- a CDS encoding LamG-like jellyroll fold domain-containing protein, protein MRKRLAIPAAAILAAATLGAVSSPSATALQAPVGLTADNLSTYQTNGVVWAMAQANGIVYTAGTFSAIRPAGSAAGTGETAVANFAAFDAATGQPAGCRLNFTVGSNNATVRALAVSPDGHTLYAGGFFGQVNGVGVSSLAAIDLDTCTVSGTFHPAVAGTVRTIEATADTVYFGGDVTTVNSQSRGRYAAVSSAGALLPWAPTADNPGRALALTPDGQNAILGGDFNTVDGVDSHSLAVVDASTGALVKAYPTGFIDATSVTKDIVVDAASNSFYTANEGTGGGVFDGRIRFSLSDFNQVWRDNCLGATQTLTVYQTVLYSGSHAHDCSSMGEYPDSVRKHLLAESVDDPHLLAWFPDTNDGIGEKIGPRVMALASSGGTDYLWVGGEFTTVNGAAQQGLTRFASGPDTGAPTLPQTSVTSIGPGSVKVSWQSSTDTDDGLLTYRVYRNGGTTPVYTVTGSSLPWIRPQLTYTDTNVTPGVKYTYRVSASDGTNTSAQSPNAAATVPAAAEAYPTQVLADGASLYWRYDAASGSYNADSSTGDDSGISVGGPVHGVTPGAVPGSKAYTFNGSTQWTYSDRLHPTPTQYSIETWFRTNTTTGGKLIGFGNNSTHPSGNYDKHIYMADNGRLFFGVYTGATRTVTTPTSYNDGDWHLAVATQGADGMKLYVDGVLRALDPTVTTSQSFDGYWHVGYDSLGGWPSSPTSSYFAGSIDETAVYPTVLTPAQIANHYALGTAG, encoded by the coding sequence ATGCGTAAACGGCTGGCAATACCAGCTGCCGCGATACTGGCGGCAGCGACGCTGGGGGCGGTGTCGTCACCATCGGCGACCGCGCTCCAAGCACCGGTCGGGCTCACCGCCGACAACCTGAGCACGTATCAGACCAACGGCGTGGTCTGGGCGATGGCCCAGGCGAACGGCATCGTCTACACCGCGGGGACCTTCTCCGCGATCCGGCCGGCCGGGTCCGCGGCCGGGACCGGCGAGACGGCGGTGGCGAATTTCGCCGCCTTCGACGCGGCGACCGGGCAACCGGCGGGCTGCCGGCTGAATTTCACCGTCGGCTCGAACAACGCGACGGTACGCGCGCTGGCCGTCTCGCCCGACGGCCACACCCTCTACGCGGGCGGCTTCTTCGGCCAGGTCAACGGGGTCGGGGTGAGCAGCCTCGCCGCGATCGACCTGGACACCTGCACGGTCAGCGGCACCTTCCACCCGGCGGTGGCGGGCACCGTGCGGACCATCGAGGCCACCGCCGACACCGTCTACTTCGGCGGTGACGTCACCACGGTCAACAGCCAGTCCCGGGGCCGCTACGCGGCGGTCAGCAGCGCGGGCGCGCTGCTGCCCTGGGCGCCGACCGCCGACAACCCGGGCCGGGCGCTGGCGCTCACCCCGGACGGCCAGAACGCCATCCTGGGCGGCGACTTCAACACCGTGGACGGGGTCGACTCGCACTCCCTCGCGGTGGTCGACGCCTCGACCGGCGCGCTGGTCAAGGCGTACCCGACCGGCTTCATCGACGCGACCTCGGTGACCAAGGACATCGTGGTGGACGCGGCGAGCAACAGCTTCTACACCGCCAACGAGGGCACCGGCGGCGGGGTCTTCGACGGCCGGATCCGTTTCAGCCTCAGCGACTTCAACCAGGTGTGGCGGGACAACTGCCTGGGCGCCACCCAGACGCTGACGGTCTACCAGACGGTCCTCTACAGCGGCAGCCACGCCCACGACTGCTCCAGCATGGGCGAATACCCCGACTCGGTGCGCAAGCACCTGCTGGCCGAGTCGGTGGACGACCCGCATCTGCTGGCGTGGTTCCCCGACACCAACGACGGCATCGGCGAGAAGATCGGCCCGCGCGTGATGGCGCTCGCGTCCTCGGGCGGCACCGACTACCTGTGGGTGGGCGGCGAGTTCACCACCGTCAACGGCGCGGCCCAGCAGGGTCTGACCCGCTTCGCCAGCGGCCCCGACACCGGGGCGCCGACCCTGCCGCAGACGTCGGTGACCAGCATCGGCCCCGGCTCGGTGAAGGTCAGCTGGCAGTCCAGCACCGACACCGACGACGGCCTGCTGACCTACCGGGTCTACCGCAACGGCGGCACCACCCCGGTCTACACCGTCACCGGCAGCTCGCTGCCGTGGATCCGGCCGCAGCTCACGTACACCGACACCAATGTCACCCCGGGCGTGAAGTACACCTACCGGGTCTCGGCGAGCGACGGCACCAACACCAGCGCGCAGTCGCCCAACGCGGCGGCGACCGTACCGGCGGCGGCGGAGGCGTACCCGACCCAGGTGCTCGCCGACGGGGCCTCCCTCTACTGGCGCTACGACGCGGCCTCGGGGTCGTACAACGCGGACTCCTCGACCGGCGACGACAGCGGGATCAGCGTCGGCGGCCCGGTGCACGGCGTGACACCGGGGGCGGTGCCGGGCTCCAAGGCGTACACCTTCAACGGCTCGACGCAGTGGACCTACAGCGACCGGCTGCACCCGACGCCCACGCAGTACAGCATCGAGACGTGGTTCAGGACGAACACCACGACGGGCGGCAAGCTGATCGGCTTCGGCAACAACTCCACCCACCCCAGCGGCAATTACGACAAGCACATCTACATGGCCGACAACGGCCGGCTGTTCTTCGGCGTCTACACCGGCGCCACCCGGACGGTCACCACCCCGACGTCCTACAACGACGGCGACTGGCACCTGGCGGTCGCCACCCAGGGCGCCGACGGCATGAAGCTGTACGTCGACGGTGTGCTGCGGGCGCTGGACCCCACGGTCACCACCAGCCAGAGCTTCGACGGCTACTGGCACGTCGGCTACGACAGCCTGGGCGGCTGGCCCTCGTCGCCGACGAGTTCGTACTTCGCCGGTTCGATCGACGAGACCGCCGTCTACCCGACGGTGCTCACCCCGGCGCAGATCGCGAACCACTACGCCCTCGGGACCGCCGGGTGA
- a CDS encoding glycosyltransferase family 2 protein, whose product MDKLPLVVAIPTKNEAENIARTVSSVIGHVQAVVVVDSHSTDDTCKIAAELGAETVDYAWDGRYPKKKQWCLDHVHPEIPWLLFLDGDETPSPELLGELRAVFAAGPPSVAAFDIPLGYWFAGRRLRHGYTIVKRALMDRTRCRFPEVGDLAAPGMGEQEGHYQPVAESAARLRSPIEHEDLDPVRTWFERHNRYSDWEAWLELNPQVKESIRKVKTRQGQLFHKVPFKPLVSFGYAYVYKRGFLDGRAGFDYALAMSFYRWQIGLKTREQRPRTP is encoded by the coding sequence ATGGACAAGCTGCCGCTCGTCGTGGCGATACCGACCAAGAACGAGGCCGAGAACATCGCCCGTACGGTCTCCTCGGTGATCGGCCACGTCCAGGCCGTCGTCGTGGTGGACTCGCACAGCACCGACGACACCTGCAAGATCGCCGCCGAACTCGGCGCGGAGACCGTCGACTACGCCTGGGACGGGCGCTATCCGAAGAAGAAGCAGTGGTGCCTGGACCACGTCCACCCGGAGATCCCGTGGCTGCTCTTCCTCGACGGCGACGAGACACCGAGCCCGGAACTGCTCGGCGAACTGCGGGCCGTCTTCGCCGCGGGGCCGCCGTCGGTCGCGGCCTTCGACATCCCGCTGGGCTACTGGTTCGCCGGCCGGCGGCTGCGGCACGGCTACACCATCGTCAAGCGCGCGCTGATGGACCGCACCCGCTGCCGCTTCCCGGAGGTCGGCGACCTCGCGGCGCCGGGCATGGGCGAACAGGAGGGCCACTACCAGCCGGTGGCCGAATCCGCCGCCCGGCTGCGCTCCCCCATCGAGCACGAGGACCTGGACCCGGTGCGTACCTGGTTCGAGCGGCACAACCGCTACTCCGACTGGGAGGCGTGGCTCGAACTCAACCCGCAGGTCAAGGAGTCGATCAGAAAGGTCAAGACCCGGCAGGGGCAGCTCTTCCACAAGGTGCCGTTCAAGCCGCTGGTGTCCTTCGGCTACGCCTACGTCTACAAGCGCGGCTTCCTGGACGGCAGGGCGGGCTTCGACTACGCGCTGGCCATGAGCTTCTACCGCTGGCAGATCGGGCTCAAGACCCGCGAACAGCGCCCCCGGACGCCATGA
- a CDS encoding glycosyltransferase family 4 protein, which translates to MVSTNYAPEHAGIGPYATQIAEHWAAGGAEVHVLAGMPHYPAWRLDPAYAGVWRTEEERAGVRVHRRRHTVPPRQTAVRRALFEASVLGHGLYAPPAMGRPDAVVAQLPSLAGGIIGARLARRYRVPYVPVVQDLMGAAAAQSGIRGGGRVAAAAGAAESYALRRATLVGVIHETFVPKVAALGVPEDRIRLVPNWSHVASPSRPREETRARLGWRPGRTVLLHSGNMGLKQGLEVLVAAAGLDPELQVVLMGDGNQRRTLGELAGALPNLQFAPPADDADFPDILAAADVLAVTQRASVLDMSIPSKLTSYFAAGRPVLASVAAAGGTAQEVERSGAGVVVAPEDPSALLDAVRALADDPDRADALGACGPVYVREHLSREAGLARIDALLAEALGEPPAPAVVPAAGDDEGAEVK; encoded by the coding sequence CTGGTCTCCACCAACTACGCACCCGAGCACGCCGGAATCGGCCCCTACGCCACCCAGATCGCCGAGCACTGGGCGGCCGGCGGCGCCGAGGTGCACGTACTGGCCGGGATGCCGCACTATCCCGCGTGGCGGCTCGACCCGGCCTACGCGGGTGTGTGGCGTACGGAGGAGGAGCGCGCCGGGGTGCGGGTGCACCGGCGCCGCCACACGGTGCCGCCGCGGCAGACCGCGGTGCGCAGGGCGCTGTTCGAGGCGTCGGTGCTCGGGCACGGCCTGTACGCGCCGCCCGCGATGGGCAGGCCCGACGCGGTCGTCGCCCAACTGCCCAGCCTGGCCGGGGGAATCATCGGCGCCCGGCTCGCCCGCCGGTACCGGGTGCCGTACGTCCCCGTGGTGCAGGACCTGATGGGCGCGGCGGCGGCGCAGAGCGGGATTCGCGGCGGTGGCAGGGTCGCCGCCGCGGCCGGGGCGGCGGAGTCGTACGCGCTGCGCCGGGCCACCCTGGTCGGCGTGATCCACGAGACGTTCGTACCGAAGGTCGCCGCACTGGGTGTGCCCGAGGACCGTATCCGCCTGGTGCCCAACTGGTCGCATGTCGCGAGCCCTTCGCGCCCACGGGAGGAGACGCGCGCCCGGCTCGGCTGGCGCCCGGGCCGCACGGTGCTGCTGCACTCGGGCAACATGGGCCTCAAGCAGGGCCTCGAAGTCCTCGTGGCGGCGGCCGGGCTGGACCCCGAACTGCAGGTCGTCCTGATGGGCGACGGCAATCAGCGCCGCACATTGGGGGAGTTGGCCGGCGCCCTGCCCAACCTCCAGTTCGCGCCGCCCGCCGACGACGCCGACTTCCCCGACATCCTCGCCGCCGCCGACGTACTCGCGGTCACGCAGCGCGCGTCGGTGCTGGACATGAGCATCCCGTCCAAGCTCACCTCCTATTTCGCCGCCGGGCGACCGGTGCTCGCCTCGGTCGCCGCCGCAGGCGGCACCGCGCAGGAGGTCGAACGCTCGGGCGCCGGGGTCGTGGTCGCCCCGGAGGATCCGAGCGCACTGCTGGACGCGGTGCGCGCACTGGCCGATGATCCTGACAGGGCCGACGCGCTGGGCGCGTGCGGACCGGTCTACGTACGGGAGCACCTGAGCCGTGAAGCGGGCCTCGCGCGGATCGACGCGCTGCTCGCCGAAGCGCTGGGCGAACCCCCGGCCCCCGCGGTGGTGCCCGCGGCCGGGGACGACGAGGGGGCAGAGGTCAAGTGA
- the gmd gene encoding GDP-mannose 4,6-dehydratase — protein MGKTALITGVTGQDGSYLAELLLDKGYTVHGLVRRSSSFNTERIDHIYQDPQAENRSFVLHHADLTDGVALVNLLRDLRPDEIYNLGAQSHVRVSFDAPLYTGDVTGLSTLRLLEAVRASGTEARIYQASSSEMFGSAPPPQSEHTPFHPRSPYGCAKVFGYWSTVNYREAYGMYAVNGILFNHESPRRGETFVTRKITRAVARIKAGLQDRLYLGNLDAVRDWGYAPEYVDAMWRMLQRDEPEDYVVATGEAATVRQFVEVAFGHADLDWTRYVRHDPKYERPTEVDALIGDASKARDLLGWEPKVRVADLAGIMVEADIRQVADQLAGATIRIDR, from the coding sequence ATGGGCAAGACCGCGCTCATCACCGGCGTGACCGGGCAGGACGGCTCCTATCTCGCCGAACTGCTGTTGGACAAGGGGTACACCGTGCACGGCCTCGTGCGCCGCTCGTCGTCGTTCAACACCGAGCGCATCGACCACATCTACCAGGACCCGCAGGCGGAGAACCGGTCCTTCGTGCTGCACCACGCCGACCTCACCGACGGGGTGGCCCTGGTCAACCTGCTGCGTGACCTGCGGCCCGACGAGATCTACAACCTCGGCGCCCAGTCCCATGTCCGGGTGTCCTTCGACGCGCCGCTGTACACCGGCGACGTGACCGGGCTGTCCACCCTGCGGCTGCTGGAGGCGGTGCGCGCCAGCGGCACCGAGGCGCGGATCTACCAGGCCTCGTCCTCGGAGATGTTCGGCTCCGCGCCGCCGCCGCAGAGCGAGCACACCCCTTTCCACCCGCGCAGCCCGTACGGTTGCGCGAAGGTCTTCGGCTACTGGTCGACGGTCAACTACCGTGAGGCGTACGGGATGTACGCCGTCAACGGCATCCTGTTCAACCACGAGTCGCCGCGCCGCGGCGAGACCTTCGTGACCCGGAAGATCACCAGGGCGGTGGCCAGGATCAAGGCGGGGCTGCAGGACCGGCTGTATCTGGGAAATCTGGACGCGGTGCGCGACTGGGGCTACGCGCCCGAGTACGTGGACGCCATGTGGCGGATGCTCCAGCGCGACGAACCGGAGGACTACGTGGTGGCGACCGGCGAGGCCGCCACCGTACGGCAGTTCGTCGAGGTGGCCTTCGGGCACGCGGACCTGGACTGGACGCGCTATGTCCGCCACGACCCGAAGTACGAGCGCCCCACCGAGGTGGACGCGCTGATCGGCGACGCGAGCAAGGCCCGCGACCTGCTCGGCTGGGAGCCCAAGGTGCGGGTCGCCGACCTGGCCGGAATCATGGTCGAGGCCGATATCCGGCAGGTCGCCGACCAGTTGGCGGGCGCCACGATCCGGATCGACAGATGA
- a CDS encoding CDP-alcohol phosphatidyltransferase family protein: protein MGYAAALRQLRGAQKTAKGVSLYSRYVNRPAGRVLAAGAYRAGMTPNQVTLVSAGFSYGGVAALAVAAPSWGLAVAVYAALAVGFAFDSADGQLARLLGAGGAAGEWLDHVVDCAKITAVHAAVLITFYRHFSLPGDGWLLLPLGFQLAAGMIFFGGLLTDKLTPKRPADQRSKAAPSRLRAVALLPVDYGVFCAVFLLLGSQDAFRWAYLALFAVHAVFLAAFLTKWFRELRAI from the coding sequence CTGGGCTACGCCGCCGCCCTGCGTCAACTGCGCGGCGCCCAGAAGACCGCCAAAGGCGTATCGCTCTACTCGCGCTACGTGAACCGCCCCGCCGGGCGCGTCCTCGCGGCGGGGGCGTACCGGGCCGGGATGACGCCCAACCAGGTGACCCTGGTGAGCGCCGGGTTCAGCTACGGCGGTGTCGCCGCCCTCGCCGTGGCGGCGCCCTCATGGGGGCTGGCCGTCGCGGTCTATGCCGCGCTCGCCGTCGGCTTCGCCTTCGACTCGGCCGACGGGCAGCTCGCCCGGCTGCTCGGCGCGGGCGGGGCGGCGGGGGAGTGGCTGGACCATGTGGTGGACTGCGCGAAGATCACCGCCGTGCACGCGGCCGTGCTGATCACCTTCTACCGGCACTTCTCCCTGCCGGGCGACGGCTGGCTGCTGCTGCCGCTCGGCTTCCAGCTGGCCGCCGGCATGATCTTCTTCGGCGGCCTGCTGACCGACAAGCTCACCCCGAAGCGGCCGGCGGACCAGCGGAGCAAGGCCGCGCCCTCACGGCTGCGCGCGGTCGCCCTGCTGCCGGTCGACTACGGCGTCTTCTGCGCCGTCTTCCTGCTGCTCGGCAGCCAGGACGCCTTCCGCTGGGCCTACCTCGCGCTCTTCGCCGTGCACGCCGTCTTCCTCGCGGCCTTCCTCACCAAGTGGTTCAGAGAGCTTCGGGCGATCTGA
- a CDS encoding lipopolysaccharide biosynthesis protein has product MTDVTRAEQPQDEPDLLRDQFRQLIRYRALLVAGLLIGLLGGAYLAFSGADTYTATSEVRVRAAIEDPFVAGATADKNIDIGTERQSALSSSVADAAARTADAPVATMSRCLQITNPPNTLVLRFTCTASSAQRAADWVNAFTKAYLDDRQAQTKATVTRMVASYQSQLDPMVAQRNDLLDQIEHAKSSQVVGTLVSSQTNLLSRIIELNSDISALRALDTTPGVVIKPGVAPSAPAGPGLPMMLGLGAVVGVTLGLLGAWVRLVFDPTVRSDSEVTRALGAPVLGTLPRLRGRGGAGGGGNGGGRNGLLAGGRGDGRLAEEYRAIAFRLTHDKRFADRRRVLVVAPRGTGDTPAAVAVNLAASFAEMGMEVLLVEADLRTPALSTRLRTADGARPGWARTSGPGDGAWPAGLQIPIDAGESGSFDLVPGRRVRNVARALTSAPAGRLFAEADEPGSVVVVLAPPVLAYADAVALADRVDGLVVVCDPRAVHRADLERVRELIDATGAAVLGVVLHSAEPGTTRRFGLGRRPRPAAPSAHAARRDGELPRETVTTPPERHPVP; this is encoded by the coding sequence GTGACCGACGTAACGCGCGCGGAGCAGCCGCAGGACGAACCCGACCTGCTGCGCGACCAGTTCCGCCAGCTCATCCGCTACCGGGCGCTGCTGGTGGCCGGGTTGCTGATCGGCCTGCTCGGCGGCGCCTACCTCGCCTTCAGCGGCGCCGACACCTATACGGCGACGAGCGAGGTGCGGGTCAGGGCCGCCATCGAGGATCCCTTCGTGGCGGGGGCCACCGCCGACAAGAACATCGACATCGGCACCGAGCGGCAGAGCGCGCTCAGCAGCAGCGTCGCCGACGCGGCGGCCAGGACGGCCGATGCGCCGGTCGCGACGATGTCGCGCTGCCTGCAGATCACCAACCCGCCCAACACCCTGGTACTGCGCTTCACGTGCACGGCGAGCAGCGCGCAGCGCGCGGCGGACTGGGTGAACGCCTTCACCAAGGCCTATCTGGACGACCGCCAGGCGCAGACCAAGGCCACCGTCACGCGCATGGTGGCCAGTTACCAGTCCCAGCTGGACCCGATGGTCGCCCAGCGCAACGACCTGCTCGACCAGATCGAGCACGCCAAGAGCAGCCAGGTCGTCGGCACCCTGGTCTCCTCGCAGACCAACCTGCTCAGCCGGATCATCGAACTCAACTCCGACATCAGCGCCTTGCGCGCCCTTGACACCACTCCGGGCGTGGTCATCAAACCGGGCGTCGCGCCCTCGGCGCCCGCGGGCCCCGGGCTGCCGATGATGCTCGGCCTCGGCGCGGTCGTCGGCGTCACGCTCGGCCTGCTCGGCGCCTGGGTGCGGCTGGTCTTCGACCCGACCGTACGCAGCGACAGCGAGGTGACCCGCGCGCTGGGCGCCCCGGTGCTCGGTACCCTGCCCCGGCTGCGCGGCCGGGGCGGCGCGGGCGGCGGCGGGAACGGCGGCGGCAGGAACGGCCTGCTGGCGGGCGGGCGCGGCGACGGGCGGCTCGCCGAGGAGTACCGGGCCATCGCCTTCCGGCTCACCCACGACAAGCGCTTCGCCGACCGGCGCCGGGTACTGGTCGTCGCGCCGCGCGGCACCGGCGACACCCCCGCGGCCGTCGCGGTCAACCTCGCCGCGTCCTTCGCCGAGATGGGCATGGAGGTGCTGCTCGTCGAGGCCGACCTGCGCACCCCCGCGCTGTCCACCCGGCTGCGGACCGCGGACGGCGCCAGGCCCGGCTGGGCCAGGACGTCGGGGCCCGGCGACGGCGCGTGGCCCGCGGGGCTGCAGATCCCCATCGACGCCGGGGAGTCGGGCTCCTTCGACCTCGTACCCGGCCGCCGGGTGCGCAATGTCGCCCGCGCCCTGACCTCCGCGCCTGCCGGGCGGCTGTTCGCCGAGGCCGACGAGCCCGGCTCGGTCGTGGTCGTCCTCGCGCCGCCCGTGCTCGCGTACGCCGACGCCGTCGCGCTCGCCGACCGGGTCGACGGACTCGTCGTGGTGTGCGACCCGCGGGCCGTGCACCGCGCCGACCTGGAGCGGGTGCGCGAACTCATCGACGCGACGGGCGCCGCCGTCCTCGGCGTGGTCCTGCACTCCGCGGAGCCGGGCACCACCCGCCGCTTCGGCCTCGGCCGCAGGCCCCGGCCGGCCGCGCCGAGCGCGCACGCCGCCCGGCGCGACGGCGAACTGCCGAGGGAGACCGTCACCACCCCGCCGGAGCGGCACCCGGTCCCTTGA